A window of Pseudoalteromonas sp. MEBiC 03607 genomic DNA:
TAATTGCCCTTTACCCCCATCGATAAAGATGACATCTGGAATTTTTTCTTCATCGACTACTTTGTTGTAGCGTTTATTAAGTGCAAATTCCATTGCAGCATAGTCATCACCGCCAGTGATGCCGGTAACATTAAAACGGCGATACTCTTTATTATTTGGACCTTGCGAATCAAACACCACACAACTTGCAACCGTGTTTTCACCCATTGTATGGCTAATATCAAAACATTCCATACGATTTATATCATCAAGACGTAATGTTTCTTTTAATTGTGCATAGCGTTTATTAATTGAGTCCTGCGTGCTTTGCTTAACACTAATGCTGTTAAGGGCATTTTTATTAGCAAGCTTAAGATACTGAGCTCGCTCACCGCGATTAGCGACTTTTAAACTCACTTTACGCTCAGAAATTGCCGTAAGTGCATCGCTTAGAGGCTCACTCTCTTCGATTGTAAACGGTAAGATTATTTCTTTGGCAATGCGCCCTGTTGCACCAGGTGCTAAGTAATACTGGCCTAAAAAGGAAGTTAAAATCTCTTCTTGCCCAGAGTCTTTGGGCACTTTGGGGAAATAGGTTTTGCTACCAAGTACCTTATGATCGCGGATCATTAATAAGTGAACCGCATTTAAACCATTTAAATGCGCAAAGCCAACCACATCCATTTCGGCATGGTTACCGGAAATCGATTGCTGTTCCTGCATTTTCCGAAGTAACATAATTTGGTCGCGTACTTTTGCAGCGAGCTCAAATTTAAGCTCTTTACTTGCTTGCTCCATTTTAGTAACTAAATCGGCAATGACTTCATGAGATTTGCCCAACAAAAACTTACGTACAAAATCGACTTCTTGTTGATATTCTTCATCGGTAATTTTATTAACACACGGCGCTGAGCAACGTTTTAACTGATATTGTAAACATGGACGACTTCGAGCTCGGTAATAGGCATCTTCACATTGGCGAACCGGAAAGATTTTTTGCATTAAACGCAGGCTTTCAGATACCGCCCCTGCACTTGGGAATGGACCAAAATACTCGCCTTTGATTTTACGACTACCACGATGAAAAGCGAGTCGCGGGTGTTTGTGATCAGTTAAAAGAATATAAGGGTATGATTTATCATCGCGCAGTAAAATGTTGTAGCGAGGCTGATATTTTTTTATTAAGTTGTTTTCAAGTAATAAGGCTTCGGTCTCTGTGTTAGTCAGGGTGACTTCGATACCGCAAATATTGCTTACTAAGACACGTGTTTTACTATCAGTTACATTACTGCGAAAGTAACTAGTTACGCGCTTTTTTAGATTTTTAGCCTTACCGACATAAATAACTTGCCCTTCACTATCAAGCATTCGGTAGACACCGGGCTCACTTGATAGTGTTTTAAGAAAACGGGCTGGTTCGAAATCAGACATTGAGCAAATTAATGCGAACTATCAATGTCGATCATTTTGTGACGTATTGCTAAATGCGTAAGTTCAACATCACCACCCACATTTAGCTTTTCAAACATGCGATAGCGATAGCTATTCACTGTTTTAGAACTTAGGTTCAAACGCTCTGCTATGTCTTGTGCCTTTTCACCTTTGGTGATCATCAGCATAATTTGCAGTTCACGCTCAGAAAGACTCTGAAACGGATTTTCGTCTGTGCGTCCGCTTACCTGTGCAAGGGCAATTTGCTGAGCAATTTCAGGCGCGATATAACGTTGGCCGGCATTTACAGCACGAATAGCGTTAACCATTTCATCAGAGCCGGCACCTTTAGTTAGATAACCATGAGCTCCGATTTGCATCACTTTGCTTGGGAATGGATCTTCACAATGCACCGTCAGCACGATAATTTTTACATCAGGGCAATAACGACAGATTTTCTTAGTTGCCTCTAAACCACCGATACCTGGCATGTTCATGTCCATCAACACGATATCAGGCGAATGTTGACGGCAAAATTGCACCGCTTCTTCACCGGTTTTAGCTTCACCAACCACTTTAAAACCACGAACATCATCAAGTATACGTCTGATACCTGTCCGTACAAGCTCATGGTCATCAACTAAAAGTACATTAATCAATGGAACACCCTCAAATAACCCAAATACATGCTTGTGTAAATTTAATGTGCCACATTAGCACAGAATGAGTGAAACAATAAATCAAATTATTGTTTCACTCATCATTTTATGCGGCGTTTTTCTCGCTAAAACGATCAACCCACAGCGCAATAATACCATCACCTGTAACATTACAAGCTGTACCAAAACTATCCTGTGCTAAATAAAGTGCAATCATTAATGCCACTGCGCCTTCATTGAAACCAAGCATACTTGTTAATAGTCCTAATGCCGACATAACCGCACCACCCGGCGCTCCAGGAGCTGCAATCATGACAACACCTAACATCATAATAAATGGCAACATACCAAATAGTGATGGTACATCCATATTCGGTGATAAGAACATCACTGCCATTGCACATGTCACAATGGTAATTGTTGAACCCGATAAATGGATGGTTGCACATAACGGCACTGTAAAGTTTGCAACATCTTCTTTTACATTATTAGCTTTACTTGAGCGCAGCGATACAGGAATTGTTGCTGCACTCGACATTGTACCTAAAGCAGTAAAGTAAGCGGGTAGCATATTTTTTACAAGCTCTAATGGGTTTCTTTTTAATAAAAGTCCCGTTGAGACATATAAAACGGTTAGCCATAACCAATGCATGATCAATGCTGCAAGTAATACAATACCAAATGTTTGCAGCGTATCTACCACAGTGCCAGCGACTGTCATCTCTGCAAATACACCGGCAATATAAAACGGTAATGCTGGAATAATAACCTTTGCTAATAAGCCATCAATTACATCACGACCCTGATCAGAAACTTTCTTCAACATATCAAGTTGCATTTGGCTCATACCAATACCAAAAATGAAAGCCGCAGCTAACGCCGTCATTACGCTCATAAGTGGTGGAATTTCTAAATCAATAAAGCTGCCCACTTCTGTAGCTACTTCAGCTTCGAACGTTAAGCCCCCATCAAACAATGGGATCATGGCGCTGACTAATAAAAACGCTAAGGTTCCAGCAATAATCGTTGACCCATAAGCAAAACCGACAGTTTTGCCAAGTAAGTGGCCAGAACCTTTTGGTAAGCCAGCAATACCAGATGCGATAAAAAATAAAATAATCAGTGGAATGGTAAAGGTGATCAACTGACCTATTATTTCTTTTACTGTATAGAGGAGTTCAACACCTGTTAGCGGCACATACAAGCCCACTAAAATACCGGCAACAATACCAGCAATTAATTTTAGAATTAAATTCATAACGATCACTTCAATTTTTAGGTGGTAACCTTTTACCACGTTTTAGTTTACTTTTGTTATAAAACAGCCAAATTAACGTTTAACTGCGCAAATTACCACCACAGCTTCGCAGAATCTAATTTGAACGTAAATATATGCGTCCTATCGCGTTGCATTTGTTAACAAAGTTGCAAGTTAATAACATGCTCGCAATTTTGAATACCCGTGTAGTTCTTATGTATAAATCTATATTAAGTGCCGCTCTACTGAGCACACCTTTTACTTCCTTGGCCACCAGCCAACCCATCACCCTCCCTTTTGTTGCGGAACAAGCAACAATTGACGGAAAGCTAAATGAACCAAGTTGGCAACACGCAAAAAAAATCACGATTGATAATGTCACATGGCCTTATGAAAACAGCAAAAGCCCAGTGACCACACACGCCTATGTCTATGAAGATGGCGAGACGTTATTTATTGGCTTTGAAGCAAACGACCCAAATCCAGAACTAATTCGCGCTTTCTATCGTGATCGTGATGCAGCATGGGATGATGACTTAGTGGGGCTGAAAATTGATTCATACAATAATGCTCAATTAGCTTATCAGTTTTTTATTAACCCACTTGGCGTACAACAAGACTCGATAGAAAACGAACTGACTAAACATGAAAGCTCATCATGGGACGGTATTTGGGATAGTGTTGGTGTTATTCACGATAAAGGCTACACAGTAGAAGTGGCTATTCCCTTACGCGTATTGAATTTTGACGACAGCGTAGCAACCAAAAC
This region includes:
- the uvrC gene encoding excinuclease ABC subunit UvrC, with the translated sequence MSDFEPARFLKTLSSEPGVYRMLDSEGQVIYVGKAKNLKKRVTSYFRSNVTDSKTRVLVSNICGIEVTLTNTETEALLLENNLIKKYQPRYNILLRDDKSYPYILLTDHKHPRLAFHRGSRKIKGEYFGPFPSAGAVSESLRLMQKIFPVRQCEDAYYRARSRPCLQYQLKRCSAPCVNKITDEEYQQEVDFVRKFLLGKSHEVIADLVTKMEQASKELKFELAAKVRDQIMLLRKMQEQQSISGNHAEMDVVGFAHLNGLNAVHLLMIRDHKVLGSKTYFPKVPKDSGQEEILTSFLGQYYLAPGATGRIAKEIILPFTIEESEPLSDALTAISERKVSLKVANRGERAQYLKLANKNALNSISVKQSTQDSINKRYAQLKETLRLDDINRMECFDISHTMGENTVASCVVFDSQGPNNKEYRRFNVTGITGGDDYAAMEFALNKRYNKVVDEEKIPDVIFIDGGKGQLSRAEQYFENWPHNKMPLLVGVAKGTSRKPGLETLLIDGGRKTIPLDSDAPALHLIQHIRDESHRFAIAGHRNKRQKQRTQSLLEEITGVGQKRRQALLKYLGGMQGVKAANIDQLKQVPGISPEMAEKIFNHLHDKA
- the uvrY gene encoding UvrY/SirA/GacA family response regulator transcription factor, whose protein sequence is MINVLLVDDHELVRTGIRRILDDVRGFKVVGEAKTGEEAVQFCRQHSPDIVLMDMNMPGIGGLEATKKICRYCPDVKIIVLTVHCEDPFPSKVMQIGAHGYLTKGAGSDEMVNAIRAVNAGQRYIAPEIAQQIALAQVSGRTDENPFQSLSERELQIMLMITKGEKAQDIAERLNLSSKTVNSYRYRMFEKLNVGGDVELTHLAIRHKMIDIDSSH
- a CDS encoding dicarboxylate/amino acid:cation symporter, with the translated sequence MNLILKLIAGIVAGILVGLYVPLTGVELLYTVKEIIGQLITFTIPLIILFFIASGIAGLPKGSGHLLGKTVGFAYGSTIIAGTLAFLLVSAMIPLFDGGLTFEAEVATEVGSFIDLEIPPLMSVMTALAAAFIFGIGMSQMQLDMLKKVSDQGRDVIDGLLAKVIIPALPFYIAGVFAEMTVAGTVVDTLQTFGIVLLAALIMHWLWLTVLYVSTGLLLKRNPLELVKNMLPAYFTALGTMSSAATIPVSLRSSKANNVKEDVANFTVPLCATIHLSGSTITIVTCAMAVMFLSPNMDVPSLFGMLPFIMMLGVVMIAAPGAPGGAVMSALGLLTSMLGFNEGAVALMIALYLAQDSFGTACNVTGDGIIALWVDRFSEKNAA